From the Psychrobacillus sp. FSL K6-4046 genome, one window contains:
- a CDS encoding hydroxymethylglutaryl-CoA lyase, translating into MYSLPKKVTIIEVGPRDGLQNEKNVVPTDVKLLFIEQLQQAGVEEMELSSFVSPKWVPQMSDAKEIVTNAKKVGRQFVLTPNKKGIDLALENGAKSVAVFVGVSDSFNKKNINKTTRESMNELKPLVEKLIEDGYFVRACISTAFYCPFEGAVDPEKVTELCKEFVSWGVQELSVADTIGMANPKESYALFHTLINVFPHTLITAHFHDTRKMGIANIFAALQAGVSRFDTSAGGLGGCPFAPGATGNVATEDVVNMLHKMDITTNIDIDELLNAVDIISPYVSRPIETGMYKLFKSK; encoded by the coding sequence ATGTATAGTTTACCAAAAAAAGTGACAATTATCGAGGTAGGTCCACGGGATGGTCTACAAAATGAAAAAAATGTAGTACCAACTGATGTAAAGCTGTTATTTATCGAGCAACTTCAACAAGCTGGGGTAGAGGAAATGGAACTAAGCTCCTTTGTGTCACCTAAATGGGTACCACAAATGAGTGATGCAAAAGAAATTGTTACAAATGCGAAAAAAGTGGGTAGACAATTTGTACTAACACCAAACAAAAAAGGAATAGACCTAGCATTGGAAAATGGAGCTAAAAGTGTCGCTGTTTTTGTTGGCGTTTCAGATAGCTTTAATAAAAAAAATATTAACAAAACTACTAGAGAAAGTATGAATGAATTAAAGCCTCTTGTAGAAAAATTAATAGAAGACGGATATTTTGTCCGTGCATGTATTTCCACTGCTTTTTATTGTCCTTTTGAGGGTGCAGTCGATCCGGAAAAAGTAACTGAACTATGTAAGGAATTTGTGTCATGGGGTGTACAAGAGCTTAGCGTGGCGGACACTATTGGAATGGCGAATCCAAAAGAAAGCTACGCACTTTTCCATACGTTAATAAATGTGTTTCCTCATACATTAATTACTGCCCATTTTCATGATACTCGCAAAATGGGTATTGCCAATATATTTGCAGCGTTACAAGCAGGTGTATCTCGATTCGATACTTCGGCTGGTGGTTTAGGGGGGTGTCCTTTTGCACCGGGTGCAACAGGCAATGTAGCAACTGAGGATGTCGTGAATATGCTACATAAAATGGATATTACCACTAATATCGACATAGATGAATTATTAAACGCTGTCGACATAATTTCTCCTTATGTGTCCAGACCAATTGAAACAGGTATGTATAAACTATTTAAAAGCAAGTAG
- a CDS encoding alpha/beta hydrolase produces MRKRVIVWTSIFTSIISAVATIFGFFLTNKLMYMKKKEDDFIYNRELTSKRFDEAWYTAVNKLERWIPSKNGYSLKAIFIEPLETSNYVIICHGVTENKINSLRFVRMFERLGFNSVVYDHRRHGDSGGKTTSFGYYEKMDLQAIVEAVRERAGENAVIGIHGESMGAATTLLYAGSIVDDADFYISDCAFSNFEEQVYHIMTQTTPLRSSLAIRFANFFLKFRDGYTLNLVSPIDVVDKIEKPVLFIHSLEDDFILPKMTEDLYEKKRGPKMLKLFDIGAHAKSFNENSKEYEEIVSDFLKQYNLLGEDNSVNS; encoded by the coding sequence TTGAGAAAAAGAGTAATTGTTTGGACGAGTATTTTTACAAGTATTATTTCTGCTGTTGCTACTATATTCGGCTTTTTTCTTACAAACAAACTTATGTATATGAAGAAAAAAGAAGATGATTTTATTTATAACCGGGAGCTTACATCCAAACGATTTGATGAAGCTTGGTATACAGCAGTAAATAAATTAGAGCGATGGATCCCCTCTAAAAACGGATACTCACTTAAAGCGATTTTCATCGAGCCATTAGAAACGAGTAACTACGTTATTATTTGTCATGGCGTTACAGAGAACAAGATCAATTCACTTAGATTTGTTAGGATGTTTGAACGACTGGGATTTAATAGTGTTGTATATGACCACCGTAGACATGGGGATTCTGGTGGAAAAACGACAAGCTTCGGTTATTATGAAAAAATGGATTTACAGGCTATTGTGGAAGCCGTTAGAGAAAGGGCAGGTGAAAATGCAGTTATTGGTATACATGGAGAATCCATGGGCGCAGCCACCACCCTTCTCTATGCTGGTTCCATTGTGGATGATGCAGATTTCTATATCTCCGATTGTGCATTTTCCAACTTTGAAGAGCAAGTGTATCACATTATGACTCAAACAACCCCTCTTCGTTCAAGCTTAGCAATCCGATTTGCAAATTTTTTCTTAAAGTTTCGAGATGGGTACACCCTGAATTTAGTATCCCCCATTGATGTAGTAGACAAAATTGAAAAGCCTGTCCTATTTATTCATAGCCTGGAGGACGATTTTATACTACCGAAAATGACTGAGGACTTATATGAAAAGAAAAGAGGTCCAAAGATGTTAAAGCTATTTGATATTGGGGCTCATGCTAAATCGTTTAATGAGAATAGCAAGGAATATGAGGAAATCGTCTCTGATTTCTTAAAGCAATATAATTTGCTGGGAGAAGACAATTCCGTGAATAGCTAA
- a CDS encoding YneF family protein, whose protein sequence is MDTWIWVVIVIVALIGGVVIGFFAARQYMMKYLKENPPINEQMLRMMMAQMGRKPSEKQVKQMMNQMNKMQNK, encoded by the coding sequence TTGGATACTTGGATATGGGTTGTTATAGTAATTGTCGCTTTAATCGGTGGTGTTGTAATTGGATTTTTTGCAGCACGTCAATATATGATGAAATATTTGAAAGAAAATCCACCAATCAACGAACAAATGCTACGTATGATGATGGCACAGATGGGTCGTAAACCATCCGAAAAACAAGTGAAACAAATGATGAACCAAATGAATAAAATGCAAAACAAATAA
- the tkt gene encoding transketolase has product MSLQSDLLAITTIRTLSIDAIDKANSGHPGLPMGAAPMAYTLWTKHLRHNPSNPNWFNRDRFVLSAGHGSMLLYSLLHLGGYDLPMEEIKNFRQWNSKTPGHPEFRHTAGVEATTGPLGQGIGMAVGMAMAEAHLAATYNKEGHSVVDHYTYALCGDGDLMEGVAAEAISLAGHLKLDKLIVLYDSNDISLDGDLHKSFSENIAKRFESYGWNHIYVEDGNDIEAISAAIDKAKSQNDKPTIIEVKTVIGFGSPNRSGKADAHGMPLGKEESLLAKAEYKWLFEEDFYVPEEVYETFKEAAERQGVQEEASWNDKFAAYEKEFPELAATLNQAIKGEMPANFADALKSYEEGSSQASRAASGEAINAIAQNLPSFFGGSADLAGSNKTTIKNAGDFSAENYAGKNIWFGVREFAMGAALNGMALHGGLHVFGGTFFVFSDYVRPAIRLSALMGLPVTYVFTHDSIAVGEDGPTHEPVEHLASLRAMPGLSVIRPADSNETAEAWKLAVSSKDQPTVLVLSRQNLPTLKGSVEQASEGVAKGAYVVSPAENAEGILLATGSEVGLAVEAQKALAAEGIQVSVVSMPSWDRFEKQDAAYKNAVLPSNLTKRLAIEMGSSLGWHRYVGFEGDVIAIDTFGASAPGEIVMKEYGFNVENVVSKMKNLLQK; this is encoded by the coding sequence ATGTCATTACAATCAGATTTATTAGCAATTACGACTATACGTACTCTTTCTATCGATGCAATCGATAAAGCAAACTCTGGTCACCCTGGTCTTCCAATGGGGGCTGCACCAATGGCTTATACGTTATGGACAAAACATTTACGCCACAATCCGAGCAACCCTAATTGGTTTAACCGCGACCGTTTTGTTTTATCTGCTGGTCATGGCTCTATGCTGTTATACAGCTTGCTACATCTTGGCGGATATGATCTTCCAATGGAAGAGATTAAAAACTTCAGACAGTGGAACTCTAAAACTCCCGGACATCCAGAATTCCGCCACACTGCTGGGGTAGAAGCAACTACTGGTCCATTAGGACAAGGAATTGGTATGGCTGTAGGTATGGCAATGGCCGAGGCTCATTTAGCTGCCACTTATAATAAAGAAGGACACTCTGTTGTTGATCACTATACGTACGCGTTATGTGGCGATGGGGATTTAATGGAAGGTGTAGCTGCTGAAGCTATTTCACTAGCAGGCCACTTGAAGTTAGATAAATTAATCGTATTGTATGATAGTAATGATATTTCATTAGATGGAGATTTACATAAATCTTTCTCTGAAAATATAGCTAAGCGTTTTGAATCTTATGGATGGAATCATATATACGTAGAAGATGGAAATGACATCGAAGCTATTTCTGCTGCTATCGATAAAGCTAAATCACAAAATGATAAGCCAACTATTATCGAAGTTAAAACAGTCATTGGATTTGGTTCACCAAACCGATCAGGTAAAGCAGATGCGCATGGTATGCCACTTGGAAAAGAAGAATCTCTTTTAGCTAAAGCAGAGTACAAATGGTTATTTGAGGAAGATTTCTATGTTCCAGAGGAAGTATACGAGACTTTCAAGGAAGCTGCAGAACGTCAAGGCGTTCAAGAAGAAGCATCTTGGAATGATAAATTTGCAGCATATGAAAAAGAATTCCCAGAATTAGCAGCAACTTTAAATCAAGCGATTAAAGGAGAAATGCCTGCAAACTTTGCAGATGCTCTTAAATCATATGAAGAAGGTTCTTCACAGGCAAGTCGTGCTGCTTCAGGAGAAGCAATTAACGCAATTGCTCAGAATCTACCTTCATTCTTTGGAGGAAGTGCTGACTTAGCTGGTTCTAACAAAACTACTATTAAAAATGCTGGCGATTTCTCTGCTGAAAACTATGCAGGTAAAAACATCTGGTTTGGAGTACGTGAATTTGCAATGGGAGCTGCACTTAACGGTATGGCATTACATGGTGGTCTTCATGTATTTGGCGGTACATTCTTCGTATTTAGTGATTATGTTCGACCAGCAATTCGTCTATCTGCCTTAATGGGATTACCAGTTACTTATGTATTTACACATGACAGTATTGCAGTAGGAGAAGATGGTCCAACTCATGAGCCAGTTGAGCACTTAGCATCACTAAGAGCGATGCCAGGTCTATCAGTTATACGACCAGCTGATTCAAACGAAACTGCTGAAGCATGGAAGCTAGCTGTTTCTTCTAAAGATCAACCGACTGTATTAGTTCTATCACGTCAAAATCTACCAACACTAAAAGGTTCTGTGGAACAAGCAAGTGAGGGAGTTGCAAAAGGTGCTTATGTCGTTTCTCCAGCAGAAAATGCAGAAGGTATCTTATTAGCAACTGGTTCAGAGGTTGGGCTAGCAGTAGAAGCTCAAAAAGCTTTAGCGGCTGAAGGAATTCAAGTTTCTGTAGTTTCTATGCCTTCATGGGATAGATTTGAAAAACAAGATGCTGCATATAAAAATGCAGTACTACCTTCTAATTTAACAAAACGTCTTGCGATTGAGATGGGATCTTCTCTTGGTTGGCATCGTTATGTTGGATTCGAAGGGGACGTAATTGCAATCGATACATTCGGTGCAAGTGCTCCTGGTGAAATCGTTATGAAAGAATACGGATTTAATGTAGAAAATGTTGTTTCTAAAATGAAAAACTTACTACAAAAATAA
- a CDS encoding DUF896 domain-containing protein — MLSKEKLARINELSKKSKSSGLSIEEAKEQSALRKEYLETFRATMRDTIEHVKVIDPSGNDVTPEKVQQAKKGKFLN, encoded by the coding sequence ATGTTAAGTAAAGAAAAATTAGCACGTATAAACGAGCTGTCAAAGAAATCTAAGTCTAGTGGATTATCTATTGAAGAGGCAAAAGAACAAAGTGCACTACGCAAAGAATATTTGGAAACGTTTAGAGCGACGATGAGAGATACAATTGAACATGTGAAAGTTATTGACCCTTCTGGAAATGACGTAACGCCAGAAAAGGTTCAGCAAGCAAAAAAGGGTAAATTTCTGAATTAA
- a CDS encoding recombinase family protein, producing MKSVIYCRVSTDKSTQETSLERQEEELIDFATKQGYEVSQVFLDQHSGYDVERDGLLEMLNYVKENDIKAVFVQDETRIGRGNGRMAVLHMLQKTNTTVFTLQDKGILNLNEMDSMLLEILALVEEYQRKIHNAKIKRGMKRAISQGYKPEKNLKTRGNPEGRDRIDIPVDEIVRLRNAGLTYEEITSTLKGLGFHISKATVHRRYIEYKEAHEE from the coding sequence ATGAAATCAGTTATTTATTGTCGGGTAAGTACAGACAAGTCTACTCAAGAAACTTCACTAGAGAGACAAGAAGAAGAGTTAATAGATTTTGCAACAAAACAGGGTTATGAGGTTTCTCAAGTATTCTTAGACCAGCATAGTGGGTACGATGTGGAGAGAGATGGCCTACTAGAAATGCTTAATTATGTGAAGGAGAATGATATTAAAGCTGTATTTGTCCAAGATGAAACTAGAATCGGCAGAGGAAATGGGAGAATGGCAGTCCTTCATATGCTGCAGAAAACGAATACTACCGTATTTACATTGCAAGATAAAGGGATATTAAACCTTAATGAAATGGATTCTATGCTTTTAGAAATTCTTGCCTTAGTTGAGGAGTATCAACGCAAAATTCACAACGCCAAAATTAAACGTGGGATGAAACGAGCAATCTCGCAAGGTTATAAGCCAGAAAAGAATTTAAAAACTCGAGGGAATCCTGAAGGAAGAGATCGTATAGATATACCAGTTGATGAAATAGTCCGGTTAAGAAATGCAGGACTAACTTATGAGGAAATTACATCCACTCTCAAAGGGTTAGGATTTCATATAAGTAAAGCTACCGTACATAGAAGATATATTGAATATAAAGAAGCACACGAAGAGTAA
- a CDS encoding LysM peptidoglycan-binding domain-containing protein: MNWVKNNYFLALFLGLNLIFITTMAITHTISAEKDYEIHIEQGDSLWGLASEYGVKDSKEDWISKVIEMNNLYDTSIKPGDVIVIPKVSENYHLNYGTEVAGE, from the coding sequence ATGAATTGGGTAAAAAACAATTATTTTTTAGCGTTATTTTTAGGACTTAATCTAATTTTCATAACAACTATGGCTATTACACATACAATCTCGGCAGAAAAAGATTACGAAATTCATATAGAACAAGGAGATTCCCTTTGGGGACTTGCTAGTGAATATGGAGTAAAAGATTCAAAAGAAGACTGGATAAGTAAAGTTATCGAAATGAATAATTTATATGATACCTCTATTAAACCAGGAGATGTTATAGTAATTCCAAAGGTAAGTGAGAACTATCACTTAAATTATGGAACAGAGGTAGCAGGAGAATGA
- the lexA gene encoding transcriptional repressor LexA, which yields MKKASKRQEDILAFIKEEVRKKGYPPSVREIGEAVGLASSSTVHGHLARLESKGLIRRDPTKPRAIEILDGLEVSVERQGVVHVPLVGKVTAGMPITAIENVEEFFPLPETFGTSDDHLFMLEIMGDSMIEAGILNGDYVVVKQQQSANNGDIVVAMTEDDEATVKRFFKEKTYFRLQPENSTMDPIIVNQVSILGKVVGVYRHIH from the coding sequence TTGAAGAAAGCGTCGAAAAGACAGGAAGATATTTTAGCTTTTATAAAAGAAGAGGTTCGTAAAAAAGGCTATCCACCTTCCGTACGTGAAATTGGCGAGGCTGTTGGACTTGCCTCAAGCTCTACAGTGCATGGTCACTTAGCAAGATTAGAGAGTAAAGGGTTAATTCGGAGAGATCCTACAAAACCACGCGCTATTGAAATATTGGACGGTTTGGAAGTTTCTGTGGAAAGACAGGGTGTTGTGCATGTTCCTTTGGTTGGTAAAGTTACTGCCGGTATGCCTATAACAGCTATTGAAAATGTTGAAGAATTTTTTCCTTTACCTGAAACGTTTGGTACATCGGACGACCATCTATTCATGTTAGAAATTATGGGTGACAGTATGATTGAAGCTGGAATCTTGAATGGAGATTATGTTGTGGTTAAACAACAACAATCTGCTAATAATGGGGATATTGTAGTTGCAATGACTGAGGACGACGAAGCTACTGTGAAACGGTTCTTTAAAGAAAAAACATATTTTAGATTACAACCAGAAAACTCGACTATGGACCCTATTATTGTGAACCAAGTTTCGATTTTAGGAAAAGTAGTTGGAGTTTACCGACATATCCACTAA
- a CDS encoding DinB family protein, whose translation MQFPYRNDFRKTLIPYLKNLSEENWVKVHPNYSNNVAWVVFHIATSEDFWINEIAFKKKPKVTVNAYSPPREILTAYEEIRMETDFILNSLDVLQFDQLIDVPSFSDGWIPPSVPTIGWVFQHVYGHEAYHIGQLAVIAHLNQFEKPLF comes from the coding sequence TTGCAATTTCCTTATCGTAACGATTTTCGAAAAACCTTAATACCTTACCTTAAAAATTTGTCTGAAGAAAATTGGGTGAAAGTTCACCCTAATTACTCTAATAATGTAGCCTGGGTAGTATTTCATATAGCCACAAGTGAGGATTTCTGGATCAATGAAATAGCTTTTAAAAAGAAACCTAAAGTTACTGTTAATGCTTATTCACCACCTCGAGAAATCTTAACAGCTTACGAGGAAATCAGAATGGAAACTGATTTTATTCTTAACTCTTTGGATGTTTTACAATTTGACCAGCTTATAGACGTGCCATCATTTTCTGACGGGTGGATCCCTCCATCAGTTCCGACAATTGGTTGGGTATTTCAGCATGTGTATGGTCACGAGGCCTACCATATTGGTCAACTAGCTGTGATTGCCCATCTGAACCAATTTGAAAAACCATTATTCTAA
- a CDS encoding N-acetylmuramoyl-L-alanine amidase produces the protein MVKVFIDPGHGGTDPGAVGNGLQEKNLTLQIATRVKNILLAEYNNVSILMSRTGDSFLSLQERTNQANAWGADFFLSVHINAGGGTGYEDYIYPGSGTPTTTYQTNIHSEILKLVNYSDRGKKTANFHVLRESNMPSILTENGFIDNANDAAKLKTSSFIESLARGHVNGIVKSFGLPKKATAVYHTVVSGDTVYGLSQSYGSTVQQIKDWNGLDSNYSIYVGQVLRVK, from the coding sequence ATGGTAAAAGTATTTATTGATCCAGGTCATGGAGGAACAGATCCAGGCGCAGTAGGGAATGGTTTGCAGGAGAAAAATTTAACGTTGCAAATTGCGACACGAGTAAAAAATATACTTTTGGCAGAATACAACAATGTGAGTATTTTGATGAGTCGAACTGGAGACTCGTTTCTATCGTTACAGGAGCGTACGAACCAAGCAAATGCATGGGGAGCGGATTTTTTCTTGTCTGTTCATATTAATGCTGGAGGCGGGACAGGCTATGAGGATTATATATATCCAGGTAGCGGCACCCCTACTACTACGTATCAAACGAATATTCACTCTGAAATATTGAAGCTTGTCAATTATTCGGATAGAGGAAAGAAAACAGCGAATTTCCATGTCTTACGAGAATCGAATATGCCTTCGATTCTTACAGAAAACGGGTTTATTGATAACGCGAACGATGCAGCAAAGCTAAAGACTTCCTCTTTCATTGAATCTCTAGCCAGAGGACATGTAAATGGTATCGTAAAGTCGTTTGGGCTTCCTAAAAAGGCTACCGCTGTTTATCACACGGTTGTAAGCGGGGATACTGTCTATGGACTAAGTCAAAGCTATGGAAGCACAGTGCAACAAATAAAAGATTGGAATGGTCTCGATTCCAATTATTCGATTTATGTTGGTCAGGTGTTAAGAGTGAAATAA
- a CDS encoding phage holin translates to MNINWKIRLQNKIWVVGFISQIFILTELLLIAFKHIGITEYMLSHELESWVIAVVNVVFGMLSMIGLIQDPTTQHISDSKRALTYTRPN, encoded by the coding sequence ATGAACATTAACTGGAAGATTCGTTTGCAAAATAAGATTTGGGTTGTAGGTTTCATATCCCAAATATTTATATTAACGGAGCTATTACTAATCGCTTTCAAACACATTGGGATTACAGAATACATGTTATCTCATGAACTAGAGTCGTGGGTGATAGCTGTTGTAAATGTAGTTTTTGGCATGTTGTCCATGATTGGTTTGATACAAGATCCAACGACACAGCATATCTCCGACAGTAAAAGAGCACTGACATATACAAGACCTAATTGA
- a CDS encoding ArpU family phage packaging/lysis transcriptional regulator: MNLQLIDTKKTKKAVERSFGEFRRYLLQLSLHNMPTITSQFSLVPPSGGFNGSKTESSALKNVEYERKREKVLEKTINAVNKLSFKERSIITMKYFGEEEVYDYEVYTELHLSHRQYYRIKAAAFQKLAIAMDIVVWKEEKEHSNDKLNLKNIEAIEWHF, encoded by the coding sequence ATGAACTTACAACTAATTGATACTAAGAAAACCAAAAAAGCAGTGGAACGTTCTTTTGGAGAATTTAGAAGGTATCTACTTCAGCTTTCACTCCATAACATGCCAACTATTACTTCCCAATTCTCTTTAGTTCCTCCCTCTGGAGGCTTCAATGGTTCAAAGACGGAAAGTTCTGCTCTTAAGAATGTTGAGTATGAAAGAAAGAGAGAAAAGGTGTTGGAGAAAACAATCAATGCAGTTAACAAATTATCCTTTAAAGAAAGATCCATCATTACGATGAAATATTTTGGAGAGGAAGAGGTGTATGATTATGAAGTTTACACCGAACTACATCTGTCTCACCGTCAATATTATCGTATTAAGGCAGCGGCCTTTCAAAAGCTTGCAATAGCAATGGACATAGTTGTATGGAAAGAGGAAAAGGAGCACTCAAACGATAAGTTAAATTTAAAAAACATAGAAGCAATCGAATGGCACTTTTAA
- a CDS encoding DUF3954 domain-containing protein has protein sequence MENEKKQQVEQAVCLIKDGKMDVVESPISGYGKQIITWQNGKPTHIEIQSTKRI, from the coding sequence ATGGAAAATGAAAAGAAGCAGCAAGTGGAACAAGCAGTATGTCTGATTAAGGATGGAAAAATGGACGTAGTGGAAAGTCCAATCTCTGGGTACGGTAAACAAATTATTACATGGCAAAATGGAAAGCCTACACATATCGAGATTCAATCAACTAAAAGAATATAA
- a CDS encoding helix-turn-helix transcriptional regulator — protein sequence MELTNYVGEQIKKWRIMRNMNQEELAEKLHTTKQTISRYEKGERKANQEILYELAKILNVSINEFFPPFEPKKEKNIETIAAHIDEDVTEEEMEDIKKYIEFIKSQRK from the coding sequence ATGGAACTGACTAATTACGTAGGGGAACAAATAAAAAAATGGCGTATTATGAGAAATATGAACCAAGAAGAGTTAGCTGAAAAGTTACATACTACGAAACAAACTATTTCGCGTTATGAAAAAGGAGAAAGGAAGGCCAATCAAGAAATATTATATGAGCTAGCTAAAATTCTAAACGTTTCTATCAATGAATTTTTCCCACCATTTGAACCTAAAAAAGAAAAAAACATCGAAACAATAGCGGCACATATAGATGAGGATGTCACCGAGGAAGAGATGGAGGATATTAAAAAGTATATTGAGTTCATCAAATCTCAAAGAAAATAA
- a CDS encoding ImmA/IrrE family metallo-endopeptidase has product MRYEKLLMEYPQICIIEKNLPKGLSGLYYDNNIEINKSKSSYEKHCILAEELGHYETTAGDITDLSNMISQKRELIARRWGYEKIVSLDHLVDCYLHGYTTVEEICLHLEITPNFLDEALQVYKQRYGISVHYHNYELFFDPLNISEKI; this is encoded by the coding sequence GTGCGTTATGAAAAACTTTTAATGGAATATCCGCAAATCTGTATTATTGAAAAAAATTTGCCAAAGGGTCTTTCCGGACTCTACTATGACAATAATATTGAAATCAATAAATCCAAGTCCTCCTATGAGAAGCACTGTATCTTGGCGGAAGAACTAGGACATTATGAAACAACTGCGGGGGACATCACCGATCTAAGTAATATGATTAGTCAAAAGCGTGAGTTAATCGCCAGAAGATGGGGATACGAAAAAATAGTCTCCCTAGACCATCTAGTCGATTGTTATCTCCATGGATATACCACTGTTGAGGAAATTTGCTTGCACCTTGAAATTACACCCAACTTTTTAGATGAAGCTCTCCAAGTTTACAAGCAACGATATGGGATTTCTGTTCACTATCATAACTATGAACTTTTCTTTGACCCTTTAAATATTTCTGAAAAAATATAA
- a CDS encoding nucleoside 2-deoxyribosyltransferase, with translation MVNFYIASSFQNVQQVRELAELLRDKGWKHTYDWTKHHKADSLDCLSEIGKKEMKAVGESDILIVLLPAGKGSHIEMGIALGLGKRVFLYSSTNSIYDFSQTSTFYHVDGVERYVGDFHSFAQYVIMKNMEDSSI, from the coding sequence ATGGTGAATTTTTATATTGCTTCAAGCTTTCAGAATGTCCAGCAAGTAAGAGAGCTTGCAGAATTACTAAGGGATAAAGGATGGAAGCATACATACGATTGGACTAAACATCATAAAGCAGACTCATTGGATTGTCTTTCGGAAATCGGCAAAAAAGAAATGAAAGCAGTAGGTGAATCTGACATACTAATTGTATTACTTCCAGCTGGCAAGGGAAGCCACATAGAAATGGGGATAGCCTTAGGATTGGGAAAAAGAGTTTTTTTATATTCTTCTACTAATTCTATTTATGATTTTAGTCAAACTAGTACCTTTTATCACGTGGATGGAGTAGAACGTTATGTAGGAGATTTTCACTCCTTTGCCCAATATGTGATAATGAAAAACATGGAGGATAGTTCTATCTAA
- a CDS encoding nucleotidyltransferase family protein, with protein MLYDAKLLETLQESKPLSKILETLRQLDPPFEYYVGAGSITNTIWNRISGYPLDYGISDIDIVYYDNYNLDVQSEVALRETLEISLGDFPFKLDVKNQARVHFWYEGKFGFPIEPYPSLESAIDSWPTTATALGVRLEQSGLYTIYAPYSLHDLFSMIVRPNKLLVTEEIYMSKSTKWKEKWP; from the coding sequence ATGTTGTATGACGCTAAACTGTTAGAAACCCTCCAAGAAAGCAAACCCTTGAGTAAAATTCTTGAAACTCTTAGGCAATTAGATCCACCCTTTGAATATTATGTGGGAGCAGGGAGTATTACAAATACGATATGGAACCGAATTTCAGGCTATCCACTCGATTATGGTATTTCAGATATCGATATTGTGTATTACGATAACTATAATTTAGATGTTCAGAGTGAGGTAGCGCTAAGGGAGACATTAGAGATTAGCCTTGGTGATTTTCCATTTAAATTAGATGTAAAGAATCAGGCTAGGGTGCATTTTTGGTATGAAGGTAAATTTGGATTTCCTATTGAGCCATACCCGTCGCTAGAGTCAGCGATTGACAGCTGGCCAACAACTGCTACTGCTTTAGGTGTTAGGTTAGAGCAAAGTGGGTTGTACACAATATACGCTCCTTACAGTTTACATGATTTATTTTCCATGATTGTTAGACCGAATAAGTTACTAGTTACTGAAGAGATTTATATGAGCAAATCAACGAAATGGAAAGAGAAGTGGCCATAA
- a CDS encoding HAD family hydrolase, protein MKKAVFLDRDGVINEVLTNRVKFVNKPRDLYFLPRVPEAIKKLNAVFDYIFVVTNQGGVGLGYTKEKQLIQIHEHMAEALKKKGAVIHEVVYCPHKPKEGCSCRKPNSKLIEDLAKKYDINLTFSYMVGDTDTDIIAGKKAGTKCVFLGKSDPLADAIFPDLAKAAEWIIEDSQNGKLNVLN, encoded by the coding sequence ATGAAAAAGGCTGTATTTTTAGACAGAGACGGTGTGATTAACGAAGTACTGACGAACAGGGTGAAATTTGTAAATAAGCCAAGAGATTTGTACTTTCTTCCTAGAGTTCCAGAGGCCATAAAAAAATTAAATGCAGTATTTGATTATATTTTTGTTGTGACCAATCAAGGTGGCGTTGGGTTAGGTTACACGAAGGAAAAACAATTAATACAAATCCACGAGCATATGGCAGAGGCTTTAAAGAAAAAGGGGGCAGTTATTCATGAGGTTGTCTATTGTCCACATAAACCAAAGGAGGGCTGTTCCTGTAGAAAGCCCAACAGTAAATTAATTGAAGATCTTGCTAAAAAGTATGATATTAATTTGACTTTTTCTTATATGGTAGGAGATACAGATACGGATATAATAGCAGGAAAAAAAGCCGGCACAAAGTGTGTATTTCTTGGGAAAAGCGACCCGCTAGCTGACGCCATCTTTCCTGACTTAGCCAAGGCTGCTGAATGGATAATAGAAGACAGTCAGAATGGTAAATTAAATGTATTGAACTAA